The DNA region gtatgtaaactcttatttctactttttcttattaatttttccatttttttgtgtttgtttttttgagtcaaaattccggaaaaaatccggagatattatagaaatagtctggagattactccgtaaatatctccggaagtctcaattacgtagaaaatccggagaaatccggagagatcCGGAGCAATCATGAGAAATCCgaagagattatttctaccagggtacacctaacaaatgattttttttcatatattatatcgataaaaatagggcgcaaaatataattttgcccaGGGCGCGAAAATTCTTTGTTACGGCACTGCTCAATAGCAAATTAATAGCAAGTCAAtagcaaaaataattatggatTACAAAGGCTCTGCATTATATActaaacatattaaattgatctacattaattgaggaaaaaattaacaatgtttcTATCACATTATTATAGCGTGATTCGATGTCATTCCTCAATAATCATAGTGAagaatgatgttaaatttttttaggttatgTCTGAGCTGTCATTCGTTGTTATCtgagttttggtaatttatagAAAGTTACCGCGAGAATAAAATGACATGAAACATCcactcaatagctagtcaatagctagttaatagcaaaaaaaaaaatccaaaatacgttatttatcattgttactAGCTATTGACTGCATGTTTCATCTCATTTTATTCTCGCAGTAACTTTctataaattaccaaaactcaGATAACAACGAATGACAGCTCGGAcataacctaaaaaaatttaacatcattcttcgccatgattattgagaaatgacATCGAATCACGCTATAATAATGTGATAgaaacattattaattttttccttaatttatgtagaacaatttaatatgtttagTATAATGGAGAGCCTTTGTAATCCATAATTATTTTCGCTGTTGACTTGCTAATAATCTGCTATTGAGTAAGCACCCATTATGTCATTAACAAGTCGCTATCAAACTGTTGTTGAGTGTTCCGCTAGGGAGTTTCACGACCTACCcattttacacataaaataaaaagattttttttttttttttgtttttaaataaaacttaatatgtttaattattattaagataattttgaagttatttttaacacccacataattaatattgtcttaacataaataataaataacttaataaaatatttttcaatcatgTTAATAAGGTGCAGCATGAATTAATTTCTCgttataaaatagtttttacaTCTGTCAAAGtggcaaaaattaaatatacacctTTTCAGTCTAAAATGATTAGTAATTACTTCGCGGTCAGTTACCCCTACCGTTATCTTACCATTAAATAAATGCCTTATGAAATTTagcatttttgtttttatttgtgtaaTGTATgctagtaaaatttttattttttataaagattttaaaaaaatatacctcaAGAACTGCACCAATCGGTAGTGTTTCAGTGAATTTCTCACCAAGTTTAAAAGAGTTGACTATAGTTTTGTTACCATTGGTCACAGTGATGGTGTATTTGTCATCTAACAAAGCAACTTCTAATTCAGGCTTGCTTTGACCAATATGTTTTATAGCCTCACCATCAATCGATACTCCAATCTTACTCAGGTACTTCTCAAAGCCCTCacttttatcataaaaatatttaccaatgATAGGAaccatttttatattattttatcaacacaatatttttcttctaaataGCCTGTCTAGACTGAAATCAACTTACTGAGTGATTTATTAACAAGTTAATTCGCCTTTTTATATCACAGCCAAGTTTGGTGACACCAAGAAGGAGAACTATATTGTACATcacacatattattttttattactatatgATTTTTGGGAACTTTGATATCCATAAATGAATTCAGCTTgtctgatgtttttttttttttttttgtttgtcataaatataaatttattataggatatatttataaactttatcATTCACTAAGCACCTagtttagaaataatttttttacaaatttatctgTCAACTTTCTAATCATGTTAAATTTTCCTTTCTTCAAATTTTCTCAGTTTTCAAAAGAATTGTTCTTTGAATATTATGTTACCtgcagaattttttttcatataaaacaaaataagtgaaaccctaaacatttttaaaatttttcttcgaATGTTAAAGATATCttgtaaaaatacaaatttatattttatatgaatacaTGTTTTCAatgcattgaaaaattttattctcataACTATATTATCcaattatacaattattatatattcataaagttataaaaggaaataaatggaataattttttttttaagtaaaattgaaaaagaaaatgacaaaattttagataaaaaaaagttatgttATATTACATGTAAGATGTAATAAAGATAAATGATgtaagaaagataaaaaaaaatcaaccgGATGTAGTTCTATTTATaacttatattatatatacatatatgcccctatgataattttttaagcatTTCATATCCATTttgcacaacaattttttattggccTTGGTTGCAAGAACTTGACAGAGAAACCACAAATTGATgtctat from Aphidius gifuensis isolate YNYX2018 linkage group LG5, ASM1490517v1, whole genome shotgun sequence includes:
- the LOC122857477 gene encoding fatty acid-binding protein-like; translation: MVPIIGKYFYDKSEGFEKYLSKIGVSIDGEAIKHIGQSKPELEVALLDDKYTITVTNGNKTIVNSFKLGEKFTETLPIGAVLETIVSTDNEKFTFVSTLPDGNSVIREYLFTLEGITVSLSEKKFGVKATRWYKRKN